From Natronospira bacteriovora, one genomic window encodes:
- a CDS encoding histone deacetylase family protein: protein MSDAGNQRRVLLINDPRVLDHRPDVEDEFLPGRLNKRVRGILSSLVVKWNYPEHPGRITAITDLLASEPIEGLRMEEARPASREELSRVHTATYLESIYKLRDKHAWLDVDTTAVSPGSVQAAEVAAGSAVRAVEAVMKGEADSAFALCRPPGHHANAVRARGFCIFNNVAVAAAHAQMELGCERVLIVDWDAHHGNGTQDIFWANPDVMLFDTHRSSPFYPGSGAMEEVGEGIGEGTTINVPLPEGSGDAALIKAFEEILTPAAEWFQPDLILVSAGFDPHRLDLCLNATHEGFSVLTSILQQMADRLCDGRLAFVLEGGYNLVPLARGVHTVLGVLSGNAPRQPIDPGLSAVDEAREFHLSAFADEEDDRA, encoded by the coding sequence ATGAGTGACGCAGGGAATCAGCGCCGGGTTCTTCTCATCAATGATCCGCGGGTGCTGGATCACCGACCAGATGTGGAAGACGAGTTTCTTCCCGGGCGCCTCAACAAGCGGGTCCGGGGCATTCTTTCGAGTCTGGTGGTGAAATGGAACTACCCCGAGCATCCGGGGCGAATTACCGCCATTACCGATCTACTTGCGAGCGAACCCATAGAGGGGCTGCGCATGGAGGAGGCCCGGCCGGCCAGCCGCGAAGAGCTGAGTCGCGTTCACACGGCCACTTATCTGGAATCCATCTACAAGCTGCGGGACAAGCACGCCTGGCTGGATGTGGATACCACGGCGGTGTCACCAGGCAGCGTGCAGGCGGCTGAAGTCGCGGCCGGGTCGGCAGTTCGCGCGGTGGAGGCCGTCATGAAGGGCGAGGCGGACAGTGCCTTCGCCCTCTGCCGTCCGCCGGGGCATCATGCCAATGCCGTTCGTGCCCGCGGTTTCTGCATCTTCAATAACGTGGCCGTGGCCGCGGCCCATGCGCAGATGGAACTGGGTTGCGAGCGAGTGCTGATCGTGGACTGGGACGCCCACCATGGCAATGGCACCCAGGACATCTTCTGGGCCAATCCGGACGTGATGCTGTTCGACACCCACCGCTCCTCGCCCTTCTATCCCGGCAGCGGCGCCATGGAGGAAGTGGGTGAAGGCATCGGCGAGGGCACCACCATCAACGTGCCCCTGCCGGAAGGCTCGGGCGACGCGGCCCTGATCAAGGCCTTCGAGGAGATCCTGACGCCGGCCGCCGAATGGTTCCAGCCCGATCTCATCCTGGTGTCCGCGGGTTTCGACCCCCACCGCCTGGATCTCTGCCTGAATGCCACCCACGAAGGCTTCAGCGTCCTGACGTCCATTCTTCAGCAGATGGCTGACCGCCTGTGTGACGGCCGGCTGGCCTTCGTACTGGAGGGCGGCTACAACCTCGTCCCCCTGGCCCGTGGGGTTCATACGGTGCTGGGCGTACTCAGTGGGAATGCGCCCCGCCAGCCGATCGACCCCGGCCTGTCCGCCGTAGACGAGGCTCGGGAGTTTCACCTCAGCGCCTTTGCGGATGAAGAGGACGACCGGGCCTGA
- a CDS encoding prolyl oligopeptidase family serine peptidase, with product MKDRLKPFPASAVALGVAAALALSLTACERDQSERVAERAAYDYPETRRQDLVETIHGHEIADPYRWLEELDSEEVRDWINAQNELTFRHLEGLEGRERFKARMTELWDFERYSVPSEKAGRYFYRHNDGLQDHDVLYWLSELDDEPSVLIDPNRFSEDGTVSLTMTSVREDGEYIAYGKAEGGSDWQSFHIRHIESGEDTGDFLEWIKYSPAAWTHDHAGFFYSRYPEPEGDPLTAPNEDHRVFYHRMGQDQDDNVLVYERPDRPDWRFVPEVTDDGRYLILTVREGTDRRNRVYYMDLQDPENPSLDGTVVELLDDFDGGYHFLDNDGETFYFHTTADAPRGRIIAVDITASERDNWQTLVEEGERVIRGVNAMEDFFVVNYMEDAHSRLTLFSRNGDAAHDIDLPTLGTVGSVNSGRDGELFFSFSSFLYPTTVFHHKPGDWDEAEIFRQPELSGFDPEDYVTRQLFYESTDGTEVPMFITHRRDIEIDGATPTLLYGYGGFNIPILPSFSVENLAWMEQGGIYASANIRGGGEYGREWHQAGVRENKQNVFDDFIAAAEYLIDEGYTSPTNLGIYGRSNGGLLVGAVVNQRPELFGAALPAVGVMDMLRFHKFTVGAGWAPDYGNPEVKEDFEVQLTYSPYHNIAENHDYPPILVTTADHDDRVVPGHSFKYAAMLQYKQSPDSSSPMLIRIEDRAGHGAGMSTSMRIEEARDRWAFLAEHLGLELE from the coding sequence ATGAAAGATCGCCTGAAACCGTTTCCGGCTTCCGCCGTGGCCCTCGGTGTGGCCGCGGCGCTTGCCCTGTCTCTCACGGCCTGTGAGCGTGACCAGAGCGAACGGGTGGCCGAGCGTGCCGCTTACGACTATCCCGAGACGCGCCGCCAGGATCTGGTGGAAACCATCCACGGTCACGAGATCGCCGACCCCTACCGCTGGCTGGAAGAACTGGACAGCGAGGAAGTGCGTGACTGGATCAACGCCCAGAACGAGCTCACCTTCAGGCACCTGGAGGGTCTGGAGGGTCGCGAGCGCTTCAAGGCGCGCATGACCGAGCTGTGGGATTTCGAGCGTTACTCGGTTCCCAGCGAAAAAGCCGGGCGTTACTTCTATCGCCACAATGACGGCCTGCAGGACCACGATGTCCTCTACTGGCTCTCCGAGCTGGACGATGAGCCCAGTGTTCTGATCGACCCCAACCGCTTCTCCGAGGATGGCACTGTCTCGCTCACCATGACCTCGGTGCGTGAAGACGGGGAATACATCGCCTACGGCAAGGCCGAAGGCGGATCCGATTGGCAGAGCTTTCATATCCGTCATATCGAGTCTGGTGAGGACACCGGCGACTTCCTGGAGTGGATCAAGTATTCGCCAGCTGCCTGGACCCACGATCATGCCGGTTTCTTCTACAGCCGCTATCCCGAGCCCGAGGGCGATCCCCTGACCGCGCCGAATGAGGATCATCGGGTCTTCTATCACCGCATGGGTCAGGATCAGGACGACAACGTTCTGGTCTATGAACGGCCGGACCGGCCCGACTGGCGATTCGTTCCCGAGGTGACCGACGACGGTCGCTACCTCATTCTGACGGTCCGCGAGGGCACCGATCGCCGCAACCGGGTCTATTACATGGATCTGCAGGATCCCGAGAACCCCTCACTGGACGGGACCGTGGTGGAGCTGCTGGACGATTTCGATGGTGGCTACCATTTCCTCGACAACGACGGAGAGACCTTCTATTTCCACACCACGGCCGATGCCCCCCGTGGCCGCATCATCGCCGTGGACATTACCGCCTCCGAGCGTGATAACTGGCAGACGCTGGTGGAAGAAGGCGAGCGTGTTATCCGTGGCGTCAATGCCATGGAAGACTTCTTCGTGGTCAATTACATGGAAGATGCCCACAGCCGTCTGACCTTGTTCAGCCGCAACGGCGACGCCGCCCATGACATCGACTTGCCTACCCTGGGTACCGTCGGCAGCGTCAACAGCGGCCGTGACGGCGAGCTGTTCTTCTCCTTCAGCTCCTTCCTCTATCCCACCACGGTCTTCCATCACAAGCCGGGCGACTGGGACGAAGCGGAAATCTTCCGCCAGCCCGAGTTGAGTGGATTTGACCCCGAGGACTACGTCACCCGGCAGTTGTTCTACGAATCGACGGATGGCACCGAAGTGCCGATGTTCATCACCCATCGTCGGGATATCGAGATCGATGGCGCCACGCCGACCCTGCTCTACGGCTATGGCGGCTTCAACATCCCCATCCTGCCTTCCTTCTCGGTGGAGAACCTGGCCTGGATGGAGCAGGGTGGCATCTACGCCTCCGCCAATATCCGGGGCGGCGGCGAGTACGGGCGTGAATGGCATCAGGCCGGGGTGCGCGAGAACAAGCAGAACGTGTTTGATGATTTCATCGCCGCCGCCGAATACCTGATCGACGAGGGTTACACCTCGCCGACCAATCTGGGTATCTATGGCCGTTCCAACGGCGGCCTGCTGGTGGGCGCGGTGGTCAATCAGCGCCCCGAGCTGTTCGGCGCCGCCCTGCCCGCGGTGGGCGTGATGGACATGCTGCGCTTCCACAAATTCACCGTCGGTGCCGGCTGGGCACCGGACTACGGCAACCCCGAGGTGAAGGAAGACTTCGAGGTGCAGCTGACTTACTCGCCGTATCACAACATCGCCGAGAATCATGATTACCCGCCGATTCTCGTCACCACCGCCGATCACGATGATCGCGTGGTGCCGGGCCACAGCTTCAAGTACGCGGCCATGCTGCAGTACAAGCAGTCCCCGGACAGCAGCAGCCCCATGCTCATTCGCATCGAGGACCGCGCCGGCCACGGCGCCGGTATGTCCACCTCCATGCGCATCGAGGAAGCCCGCGACCGCTGGGCGTTCCTGGCGGAGCATCTGGGGCTGGAATTAGAGTGA
- a CDS encoding cold-shock protein, whose amino-acid sequence MQTGTVKWFNESKGFGFIAPEDGGKDVFVHFSGIAGDGFKTLAEGQRVQFESKEGPKGLQAVEVSAI is encoded by the coding sequence ATGCAAACCGGTACTGTTAAGTGGTTCAACGAATCCAAGGGTTTTGGCTTTATCGCTCCTGAAGATGGCGGCAAGGACGTTTTCGTCCATTTCTCCGGCATCGCCGGCGACGGCTTCAAGACCCTGGCCGAAGGCCAGCGCGTTCAGTTTGAGTCGAAAGAAGGCCCGAAGGGTCTCCAGGCTGTGGAAGTTTCCGCAATCTGA
- a CDS encoding aldo/keto reductase — MWTVECNGAQIPALGFGTFQLEPEDALRMVDHAIQAGYRHIDTAQIYDNEAAVGEAIAHAPVRREELFLTTKVWINAMRPGKLEASVEESLGKLQTDYVDLLLLHWPNPKVEFQAMFDSLNAVREQGLARHTGVSNYPSDWLARAREASRGPLVTNQIEYHPFLAQKTLQPMLREAGMAVTAYCPLAQGRVFESDTLKAIGEAHGKNPGQVALRWLIQQDGVIAIPRSSREANASANIDIFDFELSEKEMSQVADLADPNGRVISPEGLAPEWDPK, encoded by the coding sequence ATGTGGACCGTGGAATGCAATGGCGCGCAGATTCCCGCGCTCGGTTTTGGCACCTTTCAGCTCGAGCCGGAGGACGCCCTGCGCATGGTGGACCACGCCATCCAGGCCGGCTACCGGCATATCGACACCGCCCAGATCTACGATAACGAGGCCGCCGTGGGCGAAGCCATTGCCCATGCCCCGGTGCGCCGGGAAGAGCTGTTTCTCACCACCAAGGTCTGGATCAATGCCATGCGCCCGGGCAAGCTGGAGGCCTCGGTGGAGGAGAGCCTGGGCAAGCTGCAGACGGACTACGTGGATCTGCTTCTGCTGCACTGGCCCAATCCCAAGGTGGAGTTCCAGGCCATGTTCGACAGCCTCAACGCGGTGCGGGAGCAAGGCCTGGCCCGGCATACCGGTGTCAGCAACTACCCCAGTGACTGGCTGGCCCGGGCCCGCGAGGCGAGCCGTGGCCCGCTGGTCACCAACCAGATCGAATACCACCCCTTCCTGGCCCAGAAGACCCTGCAGCCCATGCTGCGCGAGGCCGGCATGGCCGTGACCGCCTACTGCCCCCTGGCCCAGGGCCGGGTGTTCGAGAGCGACACCCTCAAGGCCATTGGCGAGGCCCACGGCAAGAACCCCGGACAGGTGGCCCTGCGCTGGCTGATCCAGCAGGACGGCGTCATCGCCATCCCGCGCTCCAGTCGGGAAGCCAACGCCAGCGCCAACATCGACATTTTCGATTTCGAGCTGAGCGAAAAGGAAATGTCACAGGTCGCCGACCTGGCCGACCCCAACGGGCGCGTCATCAGCCCTGAGGGGCTGGCGCCGGAATGGGACCCCAAATAA
- a CDS encoding cold-shock protein: MQTGTVKWFNESKGFGFIAPEDGGKDVFVHFSGIAGDGFKTLAEGQRVQFETKEGPKGLQAVEVTPA, translated from the coding sequence ATGCAGACCGGTACCGTTAAGTGGTTCAACGAGTCCAAGGGTTTTGGTTTCATCGCACCCGAGGACGGTGGCAAGGATGTCTTCGTGCACTTCTCCGGCATCGCCGGCGACGGCTTCAAGACCCTGGCTGAAGGACAGCGTGTGCAGTTTGAAACCAAGGAAGGCCCCAAGGGTCTCCAGGCCGTGGAAGTGACACCCGCCTAA
- a CDS encoding SLC13 family permease, with the protein MMADHHLILLLLAATLILFIWARWRYDVVAGMALLAAVFLGLVPAGEAFDGFAHPAVITVAAVLVISRALGAAGVVELIAGQAARIGDRVLLQTLALTLVVAVCSAFMNNVGALALMLPVAIRIARDNDFPASRLLMPLAFGSLLGGLTTLIGTPPNIIIATYRQTELGEAFAMFDFSPVGLAIMAAGVLLVAILPRWVLPDRKGETSPEDLFEIENYLLELKVGEESGLIGEPLSALDEALEKIDYTVVGLAREKRVTSPVRSWQRLREGDILLVEADPSELEGPAEKLGLSIKGLETLDREQMEAENLATMEAVVLPEGLMTGHTVRTLSLPERFGVSLLAVARQGERLRERLSRIRFRSGDVLLLQGEREALGEAASRLGCLPLADRELSVGSPRKLFTALGLFGLALGAIISGVLPLQIALAAAALGMVLGSVLTLRQAYSAVDWPVIVLLGAMLPVGMAFESSGAAGMLADAMVRLSGDLPPAVTLAALLIIAMLLSDIINNAAAAVLLAPVAVAIGLALEVSPDPFLMAVAVGASCAFLTPIGHQSNTLVMGPAGYRFSDFARLGLPLSLLVFALGMPMIMLVWPF; encoded by the coding sequence ATGATGGCGGACCATCATCTGATCCTCTTGCTGCTAGCGGCCACACTGATCCTGTTCATCTGGGCGCGCTGGCGCTATGACGTGGTGGCGGGCATGGCCCTGCTCGCGGCCGTTTTCCTGGGCCTGGTGCCGGCCGGCGAGGCCTTCGACGGTTTTGCCCACCCCGCGGTCATCACCGTGGCGGCGGTCCTTGTCATCAGCCGTGCCCTGGGGGCGGCCGGCGTGGTCGAGCTCATTGCCGGCCAGGCGGCGCGCATCGGCGACCGTGTCCTGTTGCAGACCCTGGCTCTCACCCTGGTGGTGGCCGTCTGCTCAGCCTTCATGAACAATGTGGGCGCCCTGGCCCTGATGCTGCCGGTGGCCATTCGCATTGCCCGGGACAATGATTTTCCCGCCTCCCGTCTGCTCATGCCCCTGGCCTTCGGCTCCCTGCTGGGTGGCCTGACCACCCTGATCGGCACGCCGCCGAACATCATCATCGCCACCTATCGCCAGACGGAACTGGGCGAAGCCTTTGCCATGTTCGATTTCAGTCCGGTGGGCCTTGCCATCATGGCGGCCGGCGTCCTGCTGGTGGCGATTCTGCCGCGTTGGGTGCTTCCCGACCGCAAGGGCGAGACCTCGCCCGAGGATCTGTTCGAGATCGAGAACTATCTGCTTGAGCTGAAAGTCGGTGAAGAGTCCGGGCTGATCGGCGAACCCCTGAGTGCCCTGGACGAAGCCCTGGAAAAGATCGACTACACGGTGGTGGGGCTGGCCAGGGAGAAGCGGGTCACCAGCCCGGTGCGGAGCTGGCAGCGGCTGCGGGAGGGCGACATTCTCCTGGTCGAGGCCGATCCTTCGGAACTGGAAGGCCCGGCGGAGAAACTGGGCCTGAGCATCAAGGGTCTGGAAACCCTGGATCGGGAACAGATGGAGGCCGAAAACCTGGCCACCATGGAGGCGGTGGTGCTGCCCGAGGGCCTGATGACCGGGCATACCGTGCGCACGCTCAGCCTGCCGGAGCGTTTCGGGGTCAGTCTTCTGGCCGTGGCCCGTCAGGGTGAACGCCTGCGGGAACGGCTCAGCCGCATCCGCTTTCGCAGCGGCGATGTGCTGCTGCTGCAGGGCGAGCGGGAGGCGCTCGGTGAAGCCGCCAGTCGCCTGGGCTGCCTGCCCCTGGCGGACCGGGAGCTGAGCGTCGGTTCACCGCGCAAGCTGTTCACCGCCCTGGGCCTGTTCGGCCTGGCACTGGGGGCCATCATCAGTGGCGTGCTGCCCCTCCAGATCGCCCTCGCCGCCGCCGCCCTGGGCATGGTGCTCGGCAGTGTGCTCACCCTGCGCCAGGCCTATTCCGCCGTGGACTGGCCGGTGATCGTGCTGCTGGGTGCCATGTTGCCGGTGGGTATGGCCTTCGAGAGTTCCGGCGCCGCCGGCATGCTGGCGGATGCCATGGTGCGCCTGTCCGGTGATCTGCCGCCCGCGGTGACCCTGGCGGCCTTGCTGATCATTGCCATGCTGCTGTCGGACATCATCAACAACGCGGCCGCCGCGGTGCTGCTGGCACCGGTCGCGGTCGCCATCGGACTGGCGCTGGAGGTCTCGCCCGACCCCTTCCTGATGGCCGTGGCGGTGGGTGCCTCCTGTGCCTTCCTGACCCCCATCGGCCACCAGTCAAACACCCTGGTGATGGGCCCGGCCGGTTACCGCTTCAGCGATTTTGCTCGCCTGGGCCTGCCCCTGAGCCTGCTGGTCTTCGCCCTGGGCATGCCCATGATCATGCTGGTGTGGCCGTTCTGA
- the prpB gene encoding methylisocitrate lyase, producing MSQDSAGARLWQALEAERPLQVAGTINAYSALLAEQAGFRAIYLSGAGVANASFGLPDLGMTSLNDVCEDIRRITAASDLPLLVDADTGFGQAFNIQRTVREMTRAGAAGLHLEDQVAAKRCGHRPGKALVSQEEMADRIRAGVDGRQDDKFVIMARTDAHAVEGQQAAIDRACAYVEAGADMIFAEALQTLDEYRQFIDAVGVPVLANITEFGKTPLFTTEELGDAGVRLALYPLSAFRAMSKAALGVYQTLRQEGTQKNVIDRMQTREELYEVLGYHEYEQTLDKLFKQ from the coding sequence ATGAGTCAGGATTCTGCCGGTGCCCGCCTTTGGCAGGCCCTTGAAGCCGAGCGTCCGCTGCAGGTGGCGGGTACGATCAACGCCTATTCCGCCCTGCTGGCCGAGCAGGCCGGTTTCCGTGCCATCTATCTGTCTGGCGCCGGGGTGGCCAATGCCTCCTTTGGCCTGCCCGATCTGGGCATGACCAGCCTCAATGATGTCTGCGAGGACATCCGCCGCATTACCGCGGCCAGCGATCTGCCCCTGCTGGTGGATGCCGACACCGGCTTCGGTCAGGCCTTCAACATCCAGCGCACGGTGCGGGAAATGACCCGCGCCGGTGCCGCCGGCCTGCACCTGGAAGACCAGGTGGCCGCCAAGCGCTGCGGCCATCGCCCGGGCAAGGCCCTGGTGTCACAGGAAGAGATGGCCGATCGCATCCGCGCCGGGGTGGATGGCCGCCAGGACGACAAGTTCGTCATCATGGCGCGCACTGACGCCCATGCGGTTGAGGGCCAGCAGGCCGCCATCGACCGGGCCTGTGCCTATGTCGAGGCCGGTGCGGACATGATCTTTGCCGAGGCCCTGCAGACCCTGGACGAATATCGCCAGTTCATCGATGCGGTGGGCGTGCCGGTATTGGCCAACATCACCGAGTTCGGCAAGACCCCGCTGTTCACCACCGAGGAACTTGGCGACGCCGGTGTACGCCTGGCCCTGTATCCCCTGTCTGCTTTCCGCGCCATGAGCAAGGCGGCGCTGGGGGTCTATCAGACCCTGCGTCAGGAAGGCACGCAGAAGAACGTGATTGATCGCATGCAGACCCGCGAGGAGCTGTATGAAGTACTCGGCTACCACGAGTACGAGCAGACCCTGGACAAGCTCTTCAAGCAATAA
- a CDS encoding oxidoreductase: MSDTFRAFRIHDEDGQIRSGFETLTLDDLHEGEVVIRAEYSSVNYKDALAATGKGKILRTSPCNGGIDVAGTVESSRDSRFSEGQKVLVTGCGLGEAHDGGYSEKVRVPADWIVPLPEGMDSRQAMAIGTAGFTAALAIHRMEHNGQAPDQGRVVVTGATGGVGSFAINMLAGLGYEVSALTGKAEEADYLKELGASEILLRDETDFGKRPMEKTRWAGAVDNVGGEALTWLTRTVGWWGNIAAIGNAASPKLETTVFPFILRGINLLGINSMATPMPLRRQVWERIGTDLNPSKLDLILNQEVAFDELPPVFDQVIEGKIRGRTVVRIQ; the protein is encoded by the coding sequence ATGTCCGATACCTTTCGCGCCTTTCGCATCCATGACGAGGACGGTCAGATCCGTTCCGGATTCGAGACCCTGACCCTGGATGATCTGCATGAAGGCGAGGTGGTGATTCGGGCCGAGTACTCAAGCGTCAACTACAAGGACGCCCTGGCGGCCACCGGCAAGGGCAAGATTCTTCGAACCTCCCCCTGCAACGGCGGCATCGACGTGGCCGGCACCGTGGAAAGCAGCCGCGATTCTCGCTTCAGCGAAGGCCAGAAGGTGCTGGTGACCGGCTGCGGGCTGGGCGAGGCCCATGACGGTGGCTACTCGGAAAAAGTGCGGGTGCCGGCCGACTGGATCGTGCCCCTGCCCGAGGGCATGGACAGCCGCCAGGCCATGGCCATCGGCACCGCCGGCTTCACCGCGGCGCTTGCCATCCACCGCATGGAACACAACGGCCAGGCCCCGGATCAGGGCCGGGTGGTGGTGACCGGCGCCACCGGCGGGGTGGGCAGTTTCGCCATCAACATGCTGGCGGGCCTGGGCTACGAAGTGAGCGCTCTCACTGGAAAGGCCGAGGAGGCCGATTACCTGAAGGAACTGGGCGCCAGCGAGATTCTGCTGCGGGACGAGACCGACTTCGGCAAGCGGCCGATGGAGAAGACCCGCTGGGCCGGCGCGGTGGACAATGTGGGCGGCGAGGCACTGACCTGGCTGACCCGCACCGTGGGCTGGTGGGGCAACATCGCCGCCATCGGCAACGCCGCCAGCCCCAAGCTGGAGACCACCGTCTTCCCCTTCATCCTGCGCGGCATCAACCTGCTGGGAATCAACTCCATGGCCACCCCCATGCCCCTGCGCCGCCAGGTCTGGGAACGTATCGGAACCGACCTGAACCCGAGCAAGCTGGATCTGATCCTGAACCAGGAAGTCGCCTTCGACGAGCTGCCCCCGGTCTTCGATCAGGTCATCGAAGGCAAAATCCGCGGCCGCACCGTGGTCCGAATCCAATAG
- a CDS encoding MBL fold metallo-hydrolase — MSRNTNRPRLTAFPHGITAIDTDYHRAHFDASHLIVDQGRAAYVDTGTTHSVPALLAALDEAGLKPEAVDYILLTHIHLDHAGGAGELIRHLPNAICIVHPRGARHMVDPSKLVAGTRAVYGDEAFHKLYGEIPPIAPERVRESRDGMVLRLGERRLTLFHTPGHARHHYCIFDDRSHAVFTGDTFGVSYRELDTDQGEFILPTTTPVHFDPDAYHASVDRIMSFEPNACFLTHYSRVTDLDRHARTLHEELDAFVAIAEANRDADDRISAIERDLIDHEADRLARHGIADADTKARELLGMDLQLDAQGLDHWLSQRG, encoded by the coding sequence ATGAGCCGCAACACCAACCGTCCGCGACTGACTGCCTTTCCCCACGGCATCACGGCCATCGACACCGATTACCATCGGGCCCACTTCGATGCCAGCCATCTGATCGTGGATCAGGGGCGAGCCGCCTACGTGGACACGGGCACCACCCATTCGGTGCCGGCCCTGCTGGCGGCCCTGGACGAGGCCGGCCTCAAGCCGGAAGCCGTGGACTACATCCTGCTGACCCATATTCACCTGGATCATGCCGGGGGCGCCGGCGAACTGATCCGCCACCTGCCCAATGCCATCTGCATCGTTCATCCCCGGGGTGCCCGGCACATGGTGGACCCGAGCAAGCTCGTGGCCGGCACCCGGGCAGTCTACGGGGATGAGGCCTTCCACAAACTGTATGGCGAGATCCCGCCGATTGCACCGGAACGGGTGCGGGAGTCGCGGGACGGCATGGTGCTGCGACTGGGCGAGCGCCGCCTCACCCTGTTTCACACCCCCGGCCATGCCAGGCATCATTACTGCATCTTCGATGACCGCTCACACGCCGTGTTCACCGGCGACACCTTTGGCGTTTCCTACCGGGAACTGGATACCGACCAGGGCGAGTTCATCCTGCCCACCACCACGCCGGTGCATTTCGATCCCGATGCCTACCACGCCTCGGTGGATCGCATCATGAGCTTTGAGCCAAATGCCTGCTTCCTCACCCATTACAGCCGCGTCACGGATCTGGATCGGCATGCCCGCACCCTGCACGAGGAACTGGATGCCTTCGTGGCCATCGCCGAGGCCAACCGGGACGCCGATGATCGCATCAGCGCCATCGAGCGGGATCTGATCGACCATGAGGCCGACCGCCTGGCCAGACACGGCATCGCGGATGCCGACACAAAGGCAAGGGAACTCCTGGGCATGGATCTGCAGCTGGATGCCCAGGGCCTGGATCACTGGCTGAGTCAGCGGGGCTGA
- a CDS encoding DUF945 family protein, translated as MKKKLIKWLGGLVVVILLLVLVAPAGVGMLAEGRYKQLWGDMLASEPGMQAEVTGFERGWYQSRAEVTLTISDATLAPMLLELGWGEADGDNALIRLREGVHHGPVPFTAPAPFWQRWRPGFAIVDSRLDENIPIIAEHGLDVVSTVHMGLTGRLNGFFEIAPFDVRNEEEQLRISTREPISAEWGSDRRFNRLDLRARVGELRIQGEPGVGIVLENPWLTINQRRGPSDIWLGGSELRLAAVETRLPGEGRTRLENLVWATSAGERNGLVDQEHEIRVEALRMDDFVAGPAALDVDLFNLHAESLSRLQEALSDWSAPDAEAMLDGEDVFAPLRGPILDLAMHQPGVRIKRLDIQLPGGAITGEGRVQLIELDARSLEEHLEAGQYLQLLDGEARIGAARDLARRALAMSLLGRLPEGELEDDLAELMDMQLAAAVAEGMLSETEDGYEIRLELRDGVLRINEREILRF; from the coding sequence ATGAAGAAAAAGCTGATCAAATGGCTGGGTGGCCTGGTGGTGGTCATCCTGCTGCTGGTGCTGGTGGCACCGGCGGGTGTGGGCATGCTGGCGGAAGGCCGCTACAAACAGCTCTGGGGCGACATGCTGGCGAGTGAACCCGGCATGCAGGCCGAAGTCACCGGCTTTGAACGGGGCTGGTACCAGTCACGGGCCGAAGTCACGCTCACCATCAGCGACGCCACCCTGGCACCCATGCTGCTGGAACTCGGCTGGGGCGAGGCGGACGGAGACAATGCCCTCATCCGCCTGCGCGAAGGCGTGCATCACGGGCCGGTCCCCTTCACCGCGCCGGCACCGTTCTGGCAGCGCTGGCGTCCGGGTTTCGCCATCGTCGACAGCCGCCTGGACGAGAATATTCCCATCATTGCCGAGCACGGTCTGGATGTGGTCAGTACCGTTCACATGGGTCTCACCGGCCGCCTCAATGGCTTTTTCGAGATTGCCCCCTTTGACGTGCGCAACGAAGAGGAGCAGTTGCGCATCAGCACGCGTGAGCCGATCAGCGCCGAGTGGGGCAGCGACCGCCGTTTCAATCGCCTGGACTTGCGGGCACGGGTGGGGGAATTGCGTATCCAGGGCGAACCGGGTGTCGGCATCGTGCTGGAGAACCCCTGGTTGACCATCAACCAGCGCCGCGGGCCCTCCGATATCTGGCTGGGCGGCAGCGAGTTGCGTCTGGCGGCGGTGGAAACCCGCCTGCCCGGTGAGGGCCGCACCCGTCTCGAGAACCTGGTCTGGGCCACCAGCGCGGGTGAACGCAACGGCCTGGTGGACCAGGAACACGAGATCCGGGTCGAGGCCCTGCGCATGGACGACTTCGTGGCCGGGCCGGCCGCGCTGGATGTGGATCTCTTCAATCTGCATGCCGAGAGCCTGTCTCGTCTGCAGGAGGCCCTGAGTGACTGGTCAGCCCCGGATGCGGAGGCCATGCTCGATGGCGAGGATGTCTTTGCACCCCTGCGTGGCCCCATCCTGGATCTGGCCATGCACCAGCCCGGCGTGCGCATCAAGCGGCTGGATATCCAGCTGCCCGGTGGCGCCATTACGGGTGAGGGACGCGTTCAGTTGATCGAGCTGGACGCCCGCTCGCTGGAAGAGCACCTGGAAGCCGGCCAGTACCTTCAGCTGCTGGACGGCGAGGCCCGGATCGGAGCGGCTCGCGATCTGGCCCGCCGCGCCCTGGCCATGAGCCTGCTGGGCCGGTTGCCGGAGGGTGAACTGGAGGATGACCTGGCCGAGCTCATGGACATGCAGCTCGCCGCCGCCGTGGCCGAGGGCATGCTGAGCGAAACCGAGGACGGTTACGAGATTCGCCTGGAACTCCGTGACGGCGTGTTGCGGATCAACGAGCGCGAGATCCTGCGGTTCTGA